In Glycine soja cultivar W05 chromosome 10, ASM419377v2, whole genome shotgun sequence, the genomic stretch TTGCATTGCAGAGCGGTGTAGTTTACTTAATTTTGGAGAACCAAGAGAATTTGGCGGCAATGGAACAGTGAGGCCGTGAGGGTTGATTTGAGTCAATTGATCACATCTCTAGCGGCTATGGAACGCTACGTTATTCAAGTTTTAGAAATCCAACCagtaacaataaatttttagatatcagttataaaatttagatatattttaaacattttaagtATATTTAAACCTAAATCTTATAATAATTGGATGGTGTTGATATATACACCTCTAGAACACCTACTACATCACTTTTATAAATGCAGGAAAACTCATAAATATTAGAACAGTTTTGCTACATCATATTAGATTAACAACTTTGTCCGAAGCTTAAACTCATAGGAgtcaaatatgtaaaatatcCGATGCCCCCTGAAAGGCTACTACTAAAACctaactaaaatattattatcgtAAATTTAAAtcctataaatagaaaaaaaaacatggaaatattattattattttcttaaggaaagaattttaaatattaatagtcTTAGAAAGTAAAATGTAAGTCCCATTTGTTTGCATATAGAAAGAgggtaaaaaaaagaataaacaataaaatatataaaaataagatctatattttatatattttactttaattcaaaattttcatcaaatttttttatattttaccgAACGGATCCTAAGAGTCTTGGgcagtaaaataattataacgaTAACAACTTAATCAACATtccaaatttgaattaaaacccAAAATTCACGTTCTCCTTCTGAAATGACTTTTCTAATGATCTTAAAGATTCCAAACAACTAAAAGAATCATACTataattttgtgctcaaaatcTTGATTTCCTTCTGAATAACCTTACACATGCGTACCAAACAAATCAAGACAATATAAAACCCAAAATACCTTGCGATAAAAAGATTTAAACGGTAGAATAATCTTACAACTTGTAGAAGCTTAAAGAAAGTCTGAAAACCCGTGATTGCAAAAGCAACAGCCAACCACTCTACTCATGCGTAGATTCTGAAGGCACgaaaaatgacaaaaacaagagaaataaaaataaaactatgcaAATGAAAAAGAAGGGAGTGGGGGGTGGTGTGGTGTGGCAAAGTGAGGTGGAGGGTCGGTGAAAGctaaaaccaaaccaaacccttttttttcttctctttttttccattttaaaaaaaaatggtaagtACTACTACATGCCAGAGTGTGCACCAGGCTGCACCAGCATATATACCCCTTCTCTTCTCACTCTCTTCCACACACACTTGCCCATCATCAaagttttttcctttctctGCTCTTTGCCTTCTCTGACACATTTGGTGCCTTGTAGAGCGTGTTTTGGCAGGAAGGTGGTATGGCGAAGGACGTTGAGGTTGCTGAGCGTGGCTCCTTCTCTGGGAAGGACTACCAGGACCCTCCACCAGCACCACTCATTGATGCTGAGGAGCTCACAAAGTGGTCCTTTTACAGGGCTCTCATTGCTGAATTCATTGCCACTTTGCTCTTCCTCTACATTACTGTGCTCACAGTCATAGGGTACAATCACCAGACTGACCTCAAGGAAAATGGTGAAATCTGTGGTGGGGTTGGCATTCTTGGCATTGCATGGGCCTTTGGTGGCATGATCTTCATCCTTGTCTACTGCACTGCTGGGATTTCAGGTTCCTTTTCCTCTTATTTCCCTCCCTTTGCTTCAACAAAAAGTATCTTCTTGTCATTTGTCATGTTTGCTGCATGTTTTGCAAGTTCTCAtcttttttctcccttttcacACTCTCCTGTGTTGGATGTCtgaaaaaaatgtttacttTGTAGAGGGTTTCTTGGTTGAATTTTAAGTTCCTTAGCTTTCAAAGAAAGAAACTTGgaatgtttgaactttgaacctCATTTTCCAGTGAATGTTTCTCACATAATATTCAGAACTTTTCCTCAAATTAAAAGTgacttattgttgtttttggACTTTGTTCTAGCAATAGTTTGTTCAGGGTTACCATGAAAGTTTCTAGCTTTCATTCATTTggcttaaaatttttgttttgtttgtggtTTGCAGGGGGTCACATTAACCCAGCGGTGACATTTGGGCTGTTTTTGGCTCGCAAGGTGTCTTTGATCCGAGCCATCATGTACATGGTGGCTCAGTGCTTAGGTGCTATCTGTGGAGTTGGTTTGGTTAAGGCTTTCCAAAAGTCTTACTTCAACAAGTATGGTGGTGGGGCTAATTCCCTCGCTGCTGGGTACAGCACAGGTACTGGATTGGGTGCTGAGATTATTGGAACCTTTGTTTTGGTCTACACTGTCTTCTCTGCCACTGACCCCAAGAGGAATGCCAGAGATTCCCATGTGCCGGTACGTTCTCAATCATTTCTCTTATTATTTAGTTTCTGTTTCTGATTCTGTTGCCTTGTTTTTTTTAGCTGGTTgtatgaataataataacaatgtaATGAACTGTGGAACAACATGATGTTGCTGCCTGAGTCCTGCTTGAAGGAATATTCGTATATGAAATGTTCTAAATTAACACGTTTGATCTGCTTTACTTTTTAGTCCTTTGTTGTATCTGAATTATGGTAAATGGTTTATATGACGGGTGATTTTGAATTGCGTCTTggtaaaggaaaagaaaatgttgAGCTTCAATAATAGACATATATATTAGGCagtgtttcaactttcaatatccatgactttttttttcttttctcagctTTCTTGTTTTGCTTGTTGTAGTCAACTTCTTTGATTGCTAGTTAGTTTTCCAACTTTGAAAGTGGCATAATTAATTTCTCAGTGGATGCATCTTTGATCTGTCTAGGGTCTTGAAACTATCTCTTTCCTTAACCAGAATTTCAAAAATGAAATGATGATGTTAATTAAGTTTAACAGTAGCGTGCGTTTGTGGAACTTGGGTCCCCTTTTGCCTTGTGCATGAGGGTTGTGGTGGTGGTTGAATTTTATGGCCGGCACATGATTATATGGTTACATAATTCCTTCCCAGTTTTGAGAAAAGTGGATTCTACTTGGTTCCTTGGAAAGCAAACCGTATCCATGTTATCTAATAGTAAAGGACTTTGGAGTGTCTCGAGTTTAAGATTAAAGTGTTCATAATTGTGTCTCTGATGCTTGTGTCATTTTCCCAAGGCTGGCAATTTCTAGTGGGAATTTCCAGCTTCACCTCAATTTATCCATTATCAATTTACCTTTAAAAGATAATTCTAATTAATAAGATGAAAATATGGGCTTCACATGTAAGCATGCCCCATCTGTCACAACTCAAATTGTCTATTGCTTTGTCACTaccaatttctttttttctaatgatTTGGATTCATGTGTGTGGAATTACTTTCCACCAACAGTATCTACCATCTACTTTAAATCAATCAAATCAGTTTCTTATTTTATGCTTTATTCTGTATTAGGTTTTGGCTCCACTTCCCATTGGATTTGCTGTGTTCATGGTTCACTTGGCCACCATCCCAGTCACTGGTACTGGTATCAACCCTGCTAGGAGTCTTGGAGCTGCTGTTATCTACAACCAAGATAAGCCATGGGATGACCATGTGAGTATTATTgcaatattgtttttattattatttctctaTATCTAAAGTTACAAATAAAGTTTAAGTCAAGTTTTcaactaagaaaaaattaaaaaggttgTAGCTTTATCTGATATGTTGTTCTATTTGTGTTTGGACAGTGGATCTTTTGGGTAGGACCATTTATTGGGGCAGCCATTGCAGCCTTCTACCATCAGTTCATCTTAAGAGCAGGTGCAGCTAAGGCTCTTGGATCATTCAGGAGTAACCCCCATAATTGAGTTGTCTTTCTCTTCCTTATGATGGCTCTAGTGGAAAGAAGATAATTGGAGAGATGGGGGTTGATATGGCAAGTTTAATAATAATTGGGAATGCTTTTGGCTTGTGTTTTGCAACGTTTCTTTGACCCTCTCGATTATGTCTTCAAGATTGTGGATAAGTGTAGATTAAAGTCTCTTTCATGACAGGGGGAGCCTTTTGCACTTTCCTCTGTGGTGTTCTTCCCTTTAGtgtgtcatttttttcttttaagttattCTCTTCAGCTGTCATCTCTGtactcaaaatatatttatggaaaatgttaaattttaattttaattacattccTGCTTTTTACTACATTATCATCAGCCCTGACACACTAACAAAGAAACTAACGTTGTAAGTCAagaaacaaaatgaagaaaaattacaaaaagaaagaaagagattaATGCAATCATTGCAATGTGTGTTATTGCTAAATCTGCATAACATTTTAACTAGTACTAATTTTAAGCAAAGTTTTAAACACATTGTTTAGTTTATCCAAAGATGTGCACACTAATTAAACATTGCTTAAGTAAAAAATATGACAATGTCAAGTCGTCTAGgtataattgtttattttattgatggcACTTAGTACTCTAATGTGATCACCAACTACTGATTTAACTAACTAAATCTCGAAAATTGCTCTTAAGTGGCTTTCATGTTGCCTAGAAAAAAAAGTGGCCTAACACGTTGCTTCCtgaaaagtaaaaagtaaaaacactaCGTGCGTAGTCTAGTCATATGAGCAATTCAGCATCTTACTGCATCTCCAGTAGGCGGCTTCCTGGTCACTAGTAATTGGcagtaactttttttaatactgGAACTAGAAAATGCTGGAATCTCAGGACTGGGTTTTGAAATCTACCTGCCACATCAGTTACtagtgtgatttttttttttttgtttaagaaaatttaagaatattaGGCTCACAAAGTTACACTGATTCCTGGTAAAAGTTTTTCCAATgagtgttttaaaattattattttggttcTCAACAAataggataatttttttcattaaactgAATAACTTTTCAACctacctttaaaaaaaaaaaaactagtgcaTTACCGTGAAAAGACGGAAAAAAGTTTTCAGCAAGACTGTATCACACCATAATGAtacataaatttgttattttttttcctctctgaacataacattttttttctaatatactcttttaaaatcaatttgatcCAATTTTAAGTTGTGTACCAATGCTAAGTCAAGCCAGAACATAATGGATTAAAGCCtagtctttatatatatatatatatattttattggtataaaatatttatcaatcttattgatgaataattttcattaaaaatttgactgatcatctttaataaaaaaatttcttccatTCATATATGTTTTCATTCACAAGATCTGAATATGAAactttacttaaaaattaaatttaatatcattcgaaccaataatttattgatatattcaCTTTCATTGCATGTCCTTTAGTCCTTAATAAGTCGACCATATTTGCAAGGTTCCTTCTAACTTTTAACAATTCTTGGTAACCAGACATCTAAGATTAGTTCTTTGGCTGCATTTTAAGGGGAGTTAAAATTTGGATATAGTTTTCTGGAAagtgacactttttttttatctttgatattggtaaagttgtgccttggtgacttgttggtcatgagttcgaatccggaaacagcctctttgcatatgcaagggtaaggctgcgtacaacatccctcccccataccttcgcatagcgaagagcctccggacaatggggtacgaagttttttttggTATTGGTAACTAATGACTATCCAACCTCCATGTTTcattgtttcttttgttttaatgaaaattaaaagttaaaaatcaaatcaaatcagaaACAGTTGCGTTTGTTTTGGGTCCAGTCCCTTCTTGAAGTTCTGAAGCATTATAGTCAATTCTAGTTTGGGTAAAtcactctccctctctctctctaaattatAGTCAATTCATATGTGTATCTAAATTTTCCATTAAAATGTATGTCGGGGTGTGAAATTGATTCTAGGTACCATTCAAACAAGTACTTCATCCAACAAAAGTATGTATGAACTCTGAGTTTTCATCTTGGAAAAAatgtgttaaataattaaatgtggGTTAGAATTAGTGTTTGTGACAGACTTCATTCAACAAAGTATGTATGAACTTTGAGTTTTCAACTTGGAAAAAAAGTGTTAAATAATTAGATGTGGGTCAGAACTCAGAATTAGTGTTTGTGACAGAAAAGCTATACAAGACTAGTCCTTAATTTCCAACAGTAAAGATTTATACTGATAATATATAACCATTAAACTCTTGTATTTTTATGGATAAACTCATCTTTTATGCAAACAAAAAAGACAATATGAACTCTACACTACACGTTTGAAAttgtaattaagtttttaagtgAGTTGATGgacgaatttttttttaaagaatccaAATAAAAATCACCGGATAAAGatgacttttgtttttcttatctaaaaaataaataaataatatcagaaataaaaaaaatccagattatttcaccaaattgatttttaataataaaatattcacagataaaataaaaaaaagaagaggatgatacataaaatatagtttaaaagAACTTAAAATACGAAGGCAGGAGGAATTTGTAGAGTTTCCTAATCTGTTTACTTTTCCctacaattataaaatattgttttctttgatatatatatatatatatatatatatatatatatatatatatatatatatatatttttttttttttttccttaaaataaaataaaaaataatcaatttaaattattaaagttcTCAGAGATTTTATTTTGGGTCGAACCAAAGGTAGTATGAGAGCTCATGTTTAGGACTTTCTATGCCACTTGCCGTACGGTCCAATCTGTGGGCTTATTAAACGTCGAAATATTTATCCTAAAATGGGCCTTATGGAATTCCTGGTTTGCAATCACAGACAAGAAGggaaaaaagaaacagtaaGAAAACAAAGGATTTCTAGATTCATTGGAAGTTCTCATTCctcgtttttcttttctttccttttctagtTTACTAAGCAAAGACTAGGATAATTATTTCCAACGTTcctttcatttcaattttataactTAGAGCAAACAAAAACATGTGTATTGCATAAAAATGGGGGGAAATTTTATCATTAGACGTAAagattttaactttttcttcatttatattCCCTCCAATCTCAaatataagagaagaaaaaaactcaCACTTATAAGACAATTTGTtagcataatttatttatattaacctCATTTTGATATCAGTAATAAAAAAggattattcaaaataaaactttaaattttatttcaatttgcttatatttgagattgacataaatcaattttttttatacatttgaaACCgagtattatttattaattcaagCTCTACTTGGATAACTTTTTCCAGatgataatgaattaaaaaatttcataagccaaaataaatttatgtgcttaatatttttttatttcacttcTTCAAAAAAGTCAGAgtgcataaattaaatttaacttacgagaaatttaatttatctttttttatgtaaatgtcTATGAAAAAATTTCCAAACAAAACCTTAGCCTTACTCCATTGCTGTAGCTAGAtgcttctcttctcttttctcttttcagaAATTCCAAAAACCTAAGTCTAACAACCGACGAAATCAAATTGAATATCTTTGTGCTACTAATTTAATATGACGATACATGATGATAGGGCAAAGCTTCGGTACTTTATTTTTTgctaataaaataagtttttcttcTGCAAAACTAATACGTTCGATTCATGGTTCTTATATTGCAGTTGAGAATTTGTAAGTTTACACATTTACAGGATATTGCATACAATATATTGAAGATTTTGTGCTATCATGCAAGTGTTTCATTTTGATGATTACCAACTTAGAAGTGAGTGAGTATTTCTCTTTAATTACTcaacatatataaaagaatatgttataagatgtattttaataaaatgatgAGGAGTCTAATTCTTTCATCTTAGATCTTCCAGGGTGTGGAAATTGGAAATTTAAACGCTAAATCTCTTTCAAATATTTGtagtaatgatttttttaatcaaaatactgtaaattattttacaatttttttttcaaattttttttttccttctcgtGAATTGTTTGAGAAAGGTGGCTAgtcacaaattaataaaataaactcttaACCACTATTTTTGCTTCATacattaattaagtaaaaaataaatgataaaaatgagaTAATGATTTTCCATAatcttaagaataattttagaaaaattatacaaataattaacGAATTTAGTGAtagttaataactttttttatgtaCATGCtaactattaactaaattaattatctttcttaatttttaattagttaaaaaatattatatatagtattttattttttccacaaTTGAAcaatattaactattaagtgaaaatatataaatatttcacataccaaactgaaattttttatgtaaaaaatgatttccttttttctaaataaaatattattattactgtCGTCGTAGacgtgattattattattattattattatctagaTGAAATCCAATCTCAAGATTTAATAATTAACCTAACATGAAACCATACGTATAGGTGACAATCACTTatagtaatattatttaagttttgCATGAAGATGGAAGTTGGAAGGTTAAAGACTTTTTTCCTATGTTGTGAACTATCGATGTAacttagtgcatgtttggattttCGGTGATTTTGTTAGAACACAAAATATGAGACAAAAGCAAGGAAGACGATGCTTCCTTGAAAAAAGAGGTTGAACACAAACAAAAGGTATTACCCACAATCCAAACGTGTTCTTAATTACTTAATACACCAGAAACTATTGAGGGGCTCCAATGTAAATTAATTAGCACTAGAGATTTTTTCCATTTCAACATATATGTTTAGTTTTCCACTTGAGAATCATTTAAACTATATACCggatataaagaaaaatgttaaacacttttatattattaactaaaaattattttaaaaaatcatcaaattgtgtactctcactttttttttaattgaaaacacaaaattagggCTCAGGCCTCTAAACAGAAAGTATGAAAAGCCAGTCATTTAGTTTTGAAATCGCTAAATTATGAGAAAAATAGTTGCACCAAACCTCACAAATAAAATAACCCGgcaacttctttttatttcagCTACTTGTGTATGGttattagatattttttaatgcAAGATTCCATTTTAAGCTATTAAGGCATTTTTTTCATAGATTTCGCAGTGTCACATGTGCATTaggatatttttcattttttttcaaatgataaATTCCACTTTAGGttcttaaaacatttttttgagtcccatttcatattttcttcaaacatttccttcactttttcataagcattactgattttttttattcaaaaagttgaaATCATGAGAGTTCTTCCGCAAGATCCAATCTTCTACCATGGAGATCTTGTCTTGTGCTCTAGTGAAAGTCTCCGAAGAATTGTCATTAAAAATGTTCTTAGTTCCTTTGTTGGTCAAATTACTAATTCATTAGTTATCATTTTTTCCTCATGTCATCATAAATACTAAAActcaattataaatatataaaaattaaatcactCATAACCTACTTAATCGTTTTCCAGATCACTTTCCTCTCTCCTTCCTGTAAGAACGAACACGAGTCCCTAAGAGATATAAATAATAAGTTGGATGATTAAGAgggaaaaaaatcatgaattcgATCCTGCTAAGAAAACTATCATgttaataattaacatattgGTAAAAAAACAAGAACTCAAGTgtccaaaaattataattaatactttCTAAGGGAAAGGAGAAACTCTAATGACCCAATAATCCAATATACATATCAAAGATGAGATCTAGACAGGCAGCATGTGGTCCATCCAATTTATGTGGACCTTCATTCCATCGTTTTCGCTTCATTAATTCATGAAACGCTGACACAATAATGTGCCATACCAATACCATATTCATGGATTAGTTATTGCACCTTATCATTTCCCGTTAGACATAAGAATTGTAAATATATCTTCCTGTTTTTACGATTAAGATTATTAATTCTTAATATGTTATTCTCGTTTATAAGATTGATTATGTGTTTTAGAATTTGGTCTTTATTAGTTATTACtctatgtatatgtatatagtgTTTATACTTTAAATTCCAATAATTCTTTggtcttctttcttgtagataaataatttcttaGTCCAAAGGcgtatcaaatattaaaaaaaatatatctaaaaaatgatttatctctatctaataattttgataatcttaaaattaagtattcatattttatttatgataaaaatttaaattaataactaaggatgaaattaaataataagtactatatatatatatatatattagtatacacaatcttttattttattttatccaaattttaaatattttcatagatgttgtaataataataataataattttaatcgtataacaatattttataaataaatattatttataaagaaattatagattcataattttttttataataatagattaacaaatttaaaatatagcaagaaatgaaatcaaaataataataataataataaaatctcattACTTTAATAGATAACACTTAATTTAGGCCATAATAAGGTTAACTAATTCAAAACTTCAACGAtatcacataattaaaattaatattttcaaaatgattaaaatattagttataataaaattttatttttttatttaaaaatattagttattaacaCAATATTCAAATACATATAAACATAGTATACATATtaacaaaaatgaataattaaatttatatttattatatattgtt encodes the following:
- the LOC114371072 gene encoding aquaporin PIP2-2-like: MAKDVEVAERGSFSGKDYQDPPPAPLIDAEELTKWSFYRALIAEFIATLLFLYITVLTVIGYNHQTDLKENGEICGGVGILGIAWAFGGMIFILVYCTAGISGGHINPAVTFGLFLARKVSLIRAIMYMVAQCLGAICGVGLVKAFQKSYFNKYGGGANSLAAGYSTGTGLGAEIIGTFVLVYTVFSATDPKRNARDSHVPVLAPLPIGFAVFMVHLATIPVTGTGINPARSLGAAVIYNQDKPWDDHWIFWVGPFIGAAIAAFYHQFILRAGAAKALGSFRSNPHN